CTGAAGCTAGCTTCTTGGATCCCTCATAAAGGTGGACCTCAGTTGTACCTGATGCTTTCAATGTATAGATTATGCCTTCGGAAAGGACAGTATCAGCTGCCTGATCCAGTAAATACTTCCCTTTGACCTTCAGCGTTAACTCCTTATGTTCACCCAGATAATAGCTGAGCTTGACGTTTAGAATTGGCTCTGTGCCCGAAGCTTTGGCGTTTGGCAAAGCCAGGGAAGACGATGCAATGACTAAGGCTACCAACAATATGACGAATTTCCTCATAATTTCCCCCTATTACATTCTTTTCCTCTTATTCTACTATATTAGCAGTTTCGTCTGTAAAATGTTTACATGTAAATTTTACTAAAAATACAGACTGATAGATTCCATGTACACCGTTCGGGTACTCTTTTTGAAAGTCGGGGGTTGAAGAGTGAAAATAGGCCGAATGATTGGAAGGATATCCAGAAAATGATTATTTGGTGGGTACTGAAGAATAGGAGGAAATCTGTTGGTTAGTGGCGAAAATTTCTGTATGAAATTATAAGAGAGGAATCTATCATGGAATATTTCCGTTACTCTTTCTACCAATTTATCCTGTTTTGCTCGTTTTTTATGTTGAATATCATTTTTAATCATTATGTCAGCGATCCATTTACGAGTGTGGATACGATTGCCATCCTTATTGGTATACCTGTTGTCTTCCTCATCTTACTACTTCAATCCAAGCTATATAAGCGCTTCGATTCTATAAAGATGTGGAAGAAAATCATGATTTCCATCCCGATTCTGATTATCTCCATCTCTTTCGTTGGGTATATGGGGTATATGGTGTTTGGATTCAGATAGCTGAAATAGGGATGTATCTGTTATAAACCGAATAAAAGCAAACAAGGCCGGACAGCGTCCGGCCTTTCATTTTCGACAAATTTCGGGTGGTGACAGGCACCTGTCTAATCCCAGCTGACGTTTTCTTTGATGACTCTTGCGGGGTTTCCTGCTGCCAGGCAACCTGGGGGGATATCATTCGTTACGACTGAGCCAGCTGCGATGATGGCTCCGTCGCCGATGGTTACTCCTTTAAGGATGGTTACTTTGCATCCTATCCAGACATGGTTGCCTATATGGATCGGAGCGGTCATTGGCGGTGTTACATCGTTATATTCAAGCTCATGGAAATCGCTGTCTATGATGGTTAAATCCCATGATAGAGCGCAGTCTGCACCAATCACGATTTCTTGGCTGGCGTAGATTTTGCTGTCTGCTGCTACATAGGTATTGTTGCCGATTTTCAGTCTCGCACCATCATTTACAATGGCTACGACACCACGGCCAAGATTCACTTTGCCGTTGATCTCAAGAGTCGCATTCTTTCTGACCCTCATTACCGCTTTTGCTTCGCTAAGTTCCGAAACCGGACGGCCAATTGAAAGACGGCCATTTATGACGACTTTGGCAGTTTTATCTTTTTTGAATATATGTCCCCTTCCACAGTAAACCGGAACACTGAATGGATTTTTAAGAGAATATTTAGCACTTACCAGAATGCCCTTGATGACATCCGGAAGATAATGACTCTTGTACGTTAACATCCAGATCGCTCCTCGTGATGGGATTTTTTAATATAATAGCAAGCTTCTCCTGACGTGTCATTAGTCAGCATTTCCCTTTTCTGGGCGGGTTTAACCGTATTGTTACAACGTCTGGAAGAGTTATCAAGTTACCTGGTAAGATAGTCCGGTTTATTTGGATACAACATCCATATGACTAGTATATATCCCCCGGGAATTTACAAATAAAACACCATTTTGTAATATAAAAATAATTTTTCGACAAAGCTCGGGTCGTGCCTGTCACCACCCGAATAATTGAAAAGCGCAAGCGCCTGGTCAGCCCCGACAAGCGCTGGAGGTCTGCCCATGGAAGTCGTTCTTTGACTTCACTGGGCGGACCGAAGCGTCTCGAGGGGCTAGGCGCTGGAGCTAGACAATTCTCTATGTAGAGTTCTACACTTTCTTCCCAAAACAAAAACAGGCCGGACTGCGTCCGGCCTGAATTCGACATATTTCGGGTGGTGACAGGCACCTATAATGCTGCTTTTGCTTTGTTGATGAGTGCTGCTCTTCGTTGTTTTTTTGCTGTTTCGTATGCTGTTTTGTATTGTTGTGCGGCTGATGAGTTGTAGCCGTTGTCTTTCAGTTCTTTTACGAGTGCTTTGTAAACGTAGTTGAATGCGCCGTCTGTGTTGCGCTCGAGGATTTTGCCGGCAGTGTTGTATTTGGAATAGAAGTAGAAGTAGGATACTTCCTCTCCATTTTTCTTTTTCGCCACATATTCACCGATCGCATGTCCTACTAAAGCATCGATTTTTCCATTTGCCTGCGCTTCGAGCTCACGGAAGCTCGGCTCGTACTTGGCAGCGATCTGCTCAGCAGTTGGCTTCGGTTTGCTGTTGCCTTTATTGGAACTGCTCTCGGTTGCTCCTGCTTGGGAAGAAACCTTCTTGTCCGTGCTTGTTGCAGGCTGGCTTTTAGAACCATCAGTTGTATTTGAAGAGGCTGTTGAACCAGTGGTTGTTGAAGCTTCAGTTGTTTCCTCTGATGCTCCCTCTTCACTCTCTTCCGTTGCACTTCCTGCAGAAGTATTTTCACTCGCGGAATCGCTAGGAGCTACGTCCTCGCCACTCTCTTCAACAGCTGAATCCTCACTGCCTTCTTCACCAGGCAGTGCGATATCATATTCCTCAGCCACTACATCTTTTACAACTTCATCCTGCGTTTCGTATGTCTTTACTTCCAATAGATAATAAAGTGTTCCTGCTCCAGCCAATAACACGACAGAAATGGCCGCCAGGACGATTTTCCACTTTTTCATAAATAACCACCTCTAGTAATGAGTATGTTCACTCTGGCTGTAAGCTAAAAGGAAAAATTTCTCTTTTCACAAGAAAAGCGCAAGCGCCTTGGTCAGCCCCGACAAGCGTTGGAGGTCCGCCCAGTGAAGTTGCTCTTTGACTTCATTGGGCGGACCGAAACGACTCGAGCTGCTCAAAGCTAACTCTTCTCGCAAGATACTCCAGGAAGCCTACCCAAAGATGAAAACTGGCTAGGCGCTGGAGCTGGACAATTCTCTAAGTAAAATTGGTTAAATTTTCATTTTTGTTTCAAATAAAATGAAAGCTGAACCGCCCATCAAGAACGGTCCAGCATCTTTACTTATTATTGAATCCAGGCACCATCGCTGCCTAGACGATAGCCGCCAATTGTTGTGTTGGCTGCCATGACACCGCTGTTGTACATGTAGTACCACTTAGTGCCTACCTTTACCCAGCCTGTTTTCATGACTCCGCCGTTATCGAGGTAGTACCACTTGTAGTTGTACTTCAGCCAACCAGTCTTCATGTCGCCGCCTTTGTTCAGGAAGTACCATTTGCCGCCATCCTTGATCCAGCCAGACTTCATGACTCCGCCGTTATCAAGGTAATACCACTTGGTTCCATCCTTGACCCATCCAGTTTTCATGAAACCGTCAGTTTTATCAAGATAGTACCACTTATAACCGTTATACAACCAGCCTGTTTTCATGTCACCATTTACTGCATCAAGGTAGTACCACTTAGTACCTTGCTTGAACCAGCCAGTTTGCATTTCACCATTGTAGTTGAAGAAATACCACTTGCCTTTGATGAATTCCCAGCCGCTTTGCATTACGCCATCTGCATTGAAGTAGAACCACTTGTTGCCGATTTTTTCCCAGCCAGTTTCAGCTGCGCCAGTGCTCTTGTTGAAGAAGTACCAGTTGCCGTTAACTTTTTCCCAGCCAGTAACTAGTGCTCCTTCATTACTCTTATCTTCATCGAAGTAGTACCTGTAAGAACCTACTTTTGTAAGACCCATTGCCATTACTCCATCTTCATGGAAGTAATATGTTTTACCTTTGATTCTTTCGAAACCTGTCTCCATTACACCGGAACTCAGGTTCAGGTAATACCATTCGCCATTCCACTTCAACCAGCCAGTTTTCATGGCACCATTAGCTTCAGGGTCAAGATAATACCAGTCTCCACCATCTTCCAGCCAGCCAGTTACATGCTCGCCTTCAAAATCAATGTAATACCATTTGCCGTTTTCATAAGTCCAGCCTTCAATTCCCACAACAACCTGGAATGGAGACTGTGAACCATTCGCATCCGCTACATAAGCGTTAAAAGTATCTTGTCCAAGACTTGCAACCATGTATCGCATTTCCTGGAATGTTGTAAGGTAATCTGAACCTTCACCGATGATATCGGCAAGCTCTGCAAGTGTTAGCTTGTCAACACTCATTGTTGCTACGCCATCTACAAACTTAACATCTGTTTCATCTCTATAAAGAGCTGAATCATTTGAGAAAGTTGATAGAGTGCTAGCATTGTCTGAGTAGAACTCAACAGCTGTTACTTGAACATCCCCGTCTTTACCAGCAAGGTCAAGATAGAATTGGTTGCTCGCTACTTTTTCAAGTGCAACTGGACCATTGTTTGTAATCAAAGTAATGCCATCTAGTTCAACTGCGTTTGATGCAGGAACTTCCAATGAATCGTTAGAAGTGAAAAGAACGTCAAGGACGTCAAAATCACCATTTCCATAATCGGCTGTTGCTGTTACCCATGCCTGGTAGTTCACAGGGTACATCAGCTGGCGCAGAAGCTGGATGGATACACCATCGCTTTGCTTATCAAGATCGCCAAGTACTTCTGAAACAACGTACTCTGCCTTGCCGTCAGCTACTTGAATCGTAGCGTCTGGGAAGAAAGGATTTAGAGTTAGAAATTCAAATGTTACAGATTCGACACCATCTGGCGTGAATACAGTGAATTTTTCCACTTTATCCGTTTCTTGTAGACCTACTTCGGAAATGAAGTCATCTACATTGAATTCCATTGAATCTTCATCTGGAGTAACGACATACTCTTTTCCAGCAATCGTCACGACAAAATCATAAATTGAAGTATCAGCAAACGACGCCTTAGGCGCGAGCACTGATAGCAACATCACAAAACCAAGAAATAAGACCGATAGTTTTTTGCTCAAAATTTCCCCTCCTATGTATCTGTTATTTTCTCAGGAGCAGGATGGATCCTGTTCCAGAAAGTGGTATGCATGATTTATTTTACAAAATTCGTCTTAATTATACAATATCAATCTAGTAAACTTTACACATAGATATAAAGTTAATTATTGGGAAATCTTATCAACTTTTTTCCTAATAGAATCGTCTAAAGCTTAAAAAGACGACGGAGGTGAAGGAATGCGAAGAGATCAAGTGATTGAGGAACTGATGGATGAGTATGGAACGAAGGTTCTTCACCTTGCCTATTCATACGTGCGGAACCGGCAGACGGCGGAAGATCTGGCACAGGAAATCTTCCTTAAATGCTTTCAGAAATACGAGACTTTTGAGGGTGAAGCGCAATTGCAAACCTGGCTATACCGGGTGGCCTCGAATCATTGCAAGGATTATTTGAAAAGCTGGCACCATCGGAAGGTTCTTGTCACCGGCTATATCTCGTCCAAACTCGGCGGCCAGGAAGCTGGGCCGGAAAAACAATTGATCCAGAATGCGGAGAACCAGGAGCTTGTAGATGCGATGTTCAAGCTGCCGTTAAAATATCGCGAAATTATCTTTTTATATTTTTACCAGGAGTGTTCATTGAAGGAAGTAGCCGCAATCTGTGACTTGAACATTAATACAGTCAAGTCAAGACTTACACGTGCCAAAGAATTATTGAAAGCCATTTTACAAGAAAGGGGTGTGGACTATGGAAGAACAGCTGAAGAAACTGAAATCAGGTCTGAAGGATGAGCTTGATGGTTTTGAGTTTGACGCGGGAATGAAGCGGAATGTATCCAGGCGGTTTGCGGAGAGCGGGAAGCCCAGAGGTTATCTTTTTCGAAGAATGATACCGGCGGGATTGAGTTTAGCCTTTTTGGCTGTTTTTAGCTTGGGGATGTATTGGGTGATTGAAAAGTATTATACAGAGAACCACGCAAATACACCGCCGGCCAAAGAAGAGTCGCCAGTCGCTGAAACACCGGATGACGACAAGCCCGAGTTGATTGTACCGCCGTATGTGCCAGATGGGTATGCCTTTAAGCATACTCACACAGATGGAGATGTTTATGAACATATGTATATGAATGAACAGAATGAAGCAGAGTATTTTGCCTATATCATGCGAGAAGAAAAACCCGATTACCCTGTTCCTGACATCGCTGTTGATTTGGCAGATGGCCTGGTTGGCAAGATCAACAAAATTTCAGACGAACATCTTTTCTTAACCTGGCAGGATGAAGGTATGTATCAAATTGTTGAGCGTAAAGGCAGTCTGACCGTAGGCGAATTCAACAAGATTGCCGATGCGATTTTAAAAGCAAAGGGATACGAGCCGACGTTTGATTTACTCAGATTAAATATGGAGCCAGTGGTTGCTTTCGATGAGAAAACTGCTGTGGAAATGCTCACAAGGTACGATTATATTTGGAAGTCCGTTTATCAGGAGGCAGATACCCGGCCTGGCGGGAAGTTCCCCGACTTGAAAACAAAAGAAGAATTCTACCAGCTCTTCCTAGACTTTATATCTTATGAATTGGTGGAAAAAACCTTTAAATTTCGATTGGGTGAAAAAGAAGATGGAATTTATATTATCCCAATAGATCCAGTACCTAGCTTTTGGCCAGAGACGAAGTATAATCTAGCGCACATTTCAGAAGATGAATATCAGCTGACCCAGATACAGGAAACCAAGAACAAAGCACCCGAAACCTTGGTTGTCACCTATAAGAAAACAGAAGGTATATGGAAGATAGAGTCAATCACAACAAAGACCGATTAACAACCTGGCGAATATACAGCTACCAACACAAAAGGCGAAGGCCCTCCCTGGCGGGAGGGCCTTCGCCTCTATATTCGACAAATTTCGGGTGGTGACAGGCACCTGTCGAACTATACGATTCCCGAATCTCGTTTGACTCTTCTCAGCATTGATTCCCATATCCTTGAGCTGACCGAGATGATGATTAGTGTCCATATGATACGGAATGCAAATTTAAGAGTTTCATGATCAATAAACGCTGCAAGCCAGTTTCCTGCATAGTAGATGGTCGATGTGGAGATCAACAATAAAACAACAAATATAATGACTACTATTACTTTATGTTTCAAATTTATTTTTTTAATAAGTTCCTTATTCCTCACCAATATAAATAAGAGCAAAGAAAAGAACAAAAATGCCGCAAACCCAAGTGCACCCACCAAACAATCCCTGCCTTCAAAATAAATAATCTATCTGCAATCAATCTAGTATTCTCCGTTTCTCCGCCAATTCCTTCCAAGCAGGGATAGGCTCATCAAATAAACTGCTTCGACAAAATTCGGGTGGTGACAGGCACCTGTCGGATGAAATTCAGGTGGTGACAAGCACCTGTCGATGGCAGCAAAAAAGGAACGCTACGTAACGTTCCTCCTCTTTGTTTATTGCAGTTCTGGTTGTGTTCGACAAATTTCGGGTGGTGACAGGCACCTGCCGAAACCTATTTAAAGAACCCGACCATGATTTGCTTGAAGATGTTGCGTTTGCCTTCTTCTTTGAAGGTTTTTTTCTTTAATGAGTCGGTGTTGAGTTTGCTGAAGAATGGGTTGTCTGGCTGTTGTACGTTTTCTGGTTTTTGGACGATTAGTTCGCCTGGTTTGGCGCCTTTTTTGAGTTGTGTTTTGCCGCTTAGCTGCAGGCCTTTGCTGATTTTGCGCTTTTCGACGATGCCTTTTTCATTCAGGACGTAAATATAGCTGTTCTTCTTGCCCTTTTCGATGGCTTTCTCTGGAACTGTTGTTGCGTTTAGCACCTGATCTGTGATGACGCTGACATCGACATGCGAGCCTTTTAGAATTTGTTGTTCGGTTTCTTCACTAAGCGTGATTTCGAAGGGATAGTGGCTCTCTGCATCCACAGATGGATCTGCTTCAGGATAGTCGGCAATCTTGGTCAATGTCCCCTCGACCTTCCCCTTGAGCAGGTCGGATTGCACGTATACCTCCATGCCTTCTTCTACAGCCTTCAAGTCACGCTCACTGAACTTGCCTTCTACCTTTGGCTTGTCCGAAATAATGGTGACAATCGGATTCTTCAATTCGTAGTTGACCTGTTTCACGGTGCCTGAGACTTCACTGTTCTTGCCAAGCTCATCGGTGCCTTCATAAGAATCAATTAAATCCTCATATTTCTCGATCTCCGCTTCGACCCGGCCCTTTTCGCGCTGCTTGTCATAGATTTCTTTTTCAAGCGAGAGATTCATCAGTTCATTTGAATCATCCCTTGTGCTGGAGCCGTCCCCAAAGACCGGGGTGCTGGCCGATGATGTCGACGCCGAGACACTCTGCAGATAGTTCAGCTGCTTGATTTGGTCATCGATCAAATTCGCTTCGGTGACAAGCTGGCTTTTTTCCGCCTTCAGCCTTGCCAGGTCCTCATCGATGTTATTGGAAGAGTATTCGTACAGTGGCGTCCCACTGTCGATCTTATCGCCTTCTTTTACCAGGAAGCCCTTAAAGTCGCCATCTTCGTCATTATAGTAAACCTGATGCTCTTCCTCAGGAGTGACGACACCAGATGCATGAAGCGTCTCAGTAAGGTTGTCCTTCCCGACGGCAGCCCATTTATTGATATAGGATGAGCGCAGCGCTTTGCTGTCATCCTTCAAAGCCAAATATAGATTTCCGGACACAAAAATAGTGCCGGCGGATAGTAGAATCGCTGTCTTTTTCTTCAACTGGTGCACCTCCCTTATAGAATCTTATCGAATTGGATGAATGAAACGAGTGCCGCAAACAGCCAGATGATGAGGTTGATGCCAATAACCATCAGCAGGACGATCTTCGGGTTTTTACCTGTCAGCATTTTCAAATACTTGTATTCTATGAAAATAGCCCATACTTTAAAAATCGATATAGAAGCAAGGAAATAAATGATGAAGTCATTTCCGGTTATGTATTGCGCAATCGTGCCAAGTGCGAACGGCGAGGATACCTGAGTCAGGCCAAGTGAAAGCGCAAGCGGGATCCCGATTATCTTTTCAAAAAGAAAGGTTGGCAGCACGAAAAATTGGACTGTCAGCAGCTTCTTCAGGTCCACATCTGACAGCGTCCAGAAGAATAATGCCGGCAGGAAGATCATGATAGCGCCGAAAACGATGCCAAGGATTGTCTGGCCAGCCATGAACAGAAGCTTTTGCATCTCGTATTCTTCCCGGGAAATCGATGTCAGTTTTTTTGACAGATATTCAGAGCCAATCCCGAAATAGGCGTTGATCCCGAATACCAGGCCGCTTAGCAGGATGAGCAGGAATGTATTTTTCCAGACACCGGGAACATGCTCGGAATCCCTTAATTTGTATGTGAAATATTTATAATTAAACAAGCCGCGAAACACTTCTACTCGGTTATTCATCGTTTGTCCCCCAGGTTAGTCTTTGTATTTTCTATTCTATATGAAAAATTCCAATTATTAAAATAATATCAGGATGACATCTACTCTTTGGACGAACATTACTGTCGCATTGTTTCACCAATTTGCAAAAACCCACATCACCTCTCCTCTAATGGCTCATTTTTGGTTATAATAGAAGAATATGTTTTTTTCGAATGGATTAAAAGTTACTTATGACACGATTTTAGCATTGCCTATCCAATAGGCTTGTCGAATTCTGACAGGATTTTGCAAAAAGTGAAGAATTGATGCTGCATGAACGGGGGAATCGCTGTGGCTGTCATACCTGATAACCAGGCACCGATTTTTAAAGAAGCTGCTGAAAAATTGAATAGGATGCTCAAATCGGAGGTCGAGGAGGACGCGCGTCTTGTTCAAAAAGGGCTGATGCTTTATCGCCAGGGAACGGTCCACCATCTGAAGTATATGGTGAAGTCGATCTGGGCGACAGTCCAGGACGTAACACCGGTTCGTGTGTACATAAATGTGTCAGATCCTGAAGAGAGCAGCTGCACCTGCCCTGCTAATTCCTTTTGCCGACACCGTCTGGCTGCGTTTTTTCAGGCATACAGCGATGTGGCGAGTGTTTCTGATTGGGTCGAAGCCTGGCGCAAGCCTGCCAAGGAACAGCTGAACGCCGAAAAGTGGGGACTGCAGCGTGCGAAGGATCTTGTTAAAAAAAATACTCGGACGGGACATGATTATGATAGCTGGGCCGATTCCTTCCGTGAGAGCTTCGAGGAGATCGTCAAGGGCCAGGGCGAACCTAAAGCCTATGTTCTGCCCGGATTGTTCCGTTCCTATATTCGCCGAGTTGAGGTTTCTGCACCGCTGGAGGCTGTTTGGAAAAACCTTTATATGATTGCAGCTTGTGTCCATTCCTTCAATTTGCTCACTGAACTGGCCGGCGAAATGGGGCACGATGATATGCCGACAATGGACCGCTACTATCGGCCCCTGTTCGAGGACCTGTTTAATGACGCCGAGGAATACATCGAGCGCCTCGCCTATGGGACAATGCCGTTTTCGTTTGATACGTTTTTGGAACAGCTAAAGGACGATACGATCGGATTGACGGTGCCTGATGCATCTGTTGGCTATGATCGGATAGATTTGTATCGGCTGTTATGGGAAAAACTTTTTAAAAATGGGAGCTGGCGTGATGCCGAACGGGCTCGTCTGGAGGCGTTTGGCGATGATAAGCGGGATCTGGTCGAGGAAATCGCATTGATTCATCAGCTTGTTTTAGCGAAGCAGGACGGAGAAGCGTTGAAGCGATTTACTTCTCTTTCCATCGGTTCGCTTCCATATATGTTTTACTGGCTCGACGGCTTCCGCGTGCAGCGCGAGTGGAACCGGATGGGACCTTTCATCGAATACCTAGTCCAGCAGCTGCGGAATTACCTGAAGCACCTAAGTGATTATTATGCTTGTAAAAAGTTCACCCGCTACGCCTTGAAGCTTGTCGGCACGTATACACGTGAAATCGGCCGCGGCGAGCTGTATGACCGGGCGCTGGCACAGGCCATGCCCTACAGCTTTTACGAATATGAAGATTCCTTATTTGAAAAACAGCAATACGAACAATGGGGCGAATTGCAGTCCTACTTCGGCTTTGAATATAATTCGATTTCAAGCGAGCGGATTAAAGTTTTACAGAAAGAAGCTCCTGAAGTTCTGATTCCGCTGTATCACCAGATGATCGGCGATTTAGTTGAAATGAAAAACCGCAGCAGCTACAAGCAGGCCGCACGCTTGCTCAAAAAGTTGCGGACGGTTTATAAAAAGCTGAAGCGCGTGCCAGAATGGGAAGAGTTTTTCGGAAAACTGCTCGTGAGGACGAAACGATTGAGGGCTTTCCATGAAGAATGTACAAGGAACAAGTTGATTGAGGTGGAGGAAGCATAGGGACTTAGTTTTTGCTCCTTTACGAAGGAAGCGTATGGTGCGTCCCCGTTTTCCTAGTTTAATGTGAGAAAGAGACAGGAGAACCGTCCCCATGTCTCGCCAAGGAGGTGCTTTTGATGCTTGAGATTAAGCAGTTTCATATAGATGTGATGCCTGTTGCTGGCGGGCGGTATTTTTTGAGTGCTGAGGATTTTGATGGTTTTGACCTTAAGACCTCTGAATGGAAGAAGCTGCTCTTTTTCCGCCATAAGGAAAGTTATTATGGGACGATGCTGGAGGCTGACAAATGGGGTTCTGCCGAGGGTGTGACCTTGAGCGCCTGGCAGCTGGTGACGCTGTTTGGCGAGGAGAGCTTCAACCGTCTTGTCGAGTGGGAATGGGATGACCTTGGCGATATCTGCCTGTCGACTGCCCACGCGATTTATGATGCGATCCTTGCAAAGGAATGGCATCCTGATTTTACCCAGCTTGATGGCGAGGATTTTCGCTGGAAGCTGCCGGTGAGCGTGCTCGACGAGTTCCATGAGCCATTCTGGGAGGAAACGTTGAAGATCAATGATGAGAAGCTGCCGGTACGTGATTTCGTAGCGGATCTGTTCCATCATAGTCTGGAGTCCTACTTCCATGAAAATGAGACGATGAAGTATCTGCTCGGCGACAAGCTTGATGTCCTGAGGAAAAAGCAGCTGTCAGCTTCGCAACTGGCTGCTTATTTCGACGAAGACCGCTGGCTTGAGTGGATTGGCCTGAAGGAAAATCCCGCACCATTTTCGATTGGAATGCGCCTCGAGGAGCCAATGGATGACCTTGGTGACTGGAAGCTTGGGTTATTTTTGCGCGGAAAAGAAGAGCCTATGCTGATTGAAGCCCGCGATTATGAAAGCTATCCTGCCGGCTGGGATTTATATAGCGATAAAGTTGAGGATGAAGAAAAGCGACTTGCTTCGATTTTTCCATGGATTGAGGAAGATGGCCGCCTGAAGTCGACTCTCTCCGAGGACGAAGCGTGGATGTTCTTGACCGAAGCGAGCGAAACGCTGATTGCGCTCGGCATCGAAATCCTCCTCCCGTCATGGTGGGAAGCGATCAAGAACGCGAACCTCAAGGTAAAGGCGCGTTTGAAGGGCCAGACTGGCTACCGCCGCTCATTTGTCGGCTTGAATGCGATGCTCGATTATGACTGGCGTTTCTCTATGAACGGTGTTGACCTGAGCGAGGATGATTTCCAGCGCCTTGTGAATGAGAAGCGCAGGCTTGTTTATTTGAAAGGCCGCTGGATCAAGCTTGATCATGGCTTCATTCGCCAAATCCAGGACTTGATGAAAAAAGCCGACAAAGAAGGACTCCACATCCGCGATTTGCTGCAGCAGGAGCTTTCGGATGAGGAAGAAGACGGTGAAGGTCTCGAGGACCCAAGGGCATTCGCTAAAATCCAGATCGAGCTTAATCGCCACTGGAAGCAGATGATGAAGCAGCTATCGGAAACGAAGGAAATCCCGGATATGCCGGTGCCTGCAGGCTTGCATGGCGAGCTGCGTCCGTACCAGAAGCTTGGGATGAACTGGCTGCTGTTCCTGAGGAAGTATGGATTCGGCGCCTTGCTTGCCGATGACATGGGTCTTGGGAAAACAATTCAGCTGATTTCCTATATCCTTTCGGTAAAAGAGCAGGAAAGCGACGATCATCCGGCGTTGATCATCTGCCCGACTTCTGTTCTCGGAAACTGGCAGAAAGAGATCGAGCGCTTCGCTCCTGATTTGCGCGTCCATCTTCATTATGGGCCGAACCGCCTGAAGGGCAGTTCTTTTGCCGAAGAAGCAACAGGCTCGGATATCGTGTTGACATCTTATGGACTTACACACCTCGATTTCGAAGATCTTGAAAGCATTGAATGGAGCAGCATCGCGATTGACGAGGCGCAAAATATCAAGAATGCCGATACGAAGCAGTCGCGTGCGGTAAGGAAGCTGAAGGGCAAGCATCATATCGCCCTGACCGGGACGCCGATGGAAAACCGCCTGTCTGAGCTGTGGTCGATTTTTGATTTCACGAATCGTGGCTACCTTGGCAGCGCCGGACAGTTCCAGAAGCAATTCATCCTGCCGATTGAAAAAGAAGACAAAAAGGAAAAAATCAGCCAGCTTCAATCACTGATCAAGCCGTTCTTGTTGAGACGGACGAAGAAGGATGAAGATGTGGCGCTGAACCTGCCTGACAAGGTTGAGCAAAAGGAATACTGCCCTCTGTCTGTGGAGCAGGCG
This portion of the Mesobacillus sp. S13 genome encodes:
- a CDS encoding SWIM zinc finger family protein — encoded protein: MAVIPDNQAPIFKEAAEKLNRMLKSEVEEDARLVQKGLMLYRQGTVHHLKYMVKSIWATVQDVTPVRVYINVSDPEESSCTCPANSFCRHRLAAFFQAYSDVASVSDWVEAWRKPAKEQLNAEKWGLQRAKDLVKKNTRTGHDYDSWADSFRESFEEIVKGQGEPKAYVLPGLFRSYIRRVEVSAPLEAVWKNLYMIAACVHSFNLLTELAGEMGHDDMPTMDRYYRPLFEDLFNDAEEYIERLAYGTMPFSFDTFLEQLKDDTIGLTVPDASVGYDRIDLYRLLWEKLFKNGSWRDAERARLEAFGDDKRDLVEEIALIHQLVLAKQDGEALKRFTSLSIGSLPYMFYWLDGFRVQREWNRMGPFIEYLVQQLRNYLKHLSDYYACKKFTRYALKLVGTYTREIGRGELYDRALAQAMPYSFYEYEDSLFEKQQYEQWGELQSYFGFEYNSISSERIKVLQKEAPEVLIPLYHQMIGDLVEMKNRSSYKQAARLLKKLRTVYKKLKRVPEWEEFFGKLLVRTKRLRAFHEECTRNKLIEVEEA
- a CDS encoding DUF4367 domain-containing protein codes for the protein MEEQLKKLKSGLKDELDGFEFDAGMKRNVSRRFAESGKPRGYLFRRMIPAGLSLAFLAVFSLGMYWVIEKYYTENHANTPPAKEESPVAETPDDDKPELIVPPYVPDGYAFKHTHTDGDVYEHMYMNEQNEAEYFAYIMREEKPDYPVPDIAVDLADGLVGKINKISDEHLFLTWQDEGMYQIVERKGSLTVGEFNKIADAILKAKGYEPTFDLLRLNMEPVVAFDEKTAVEMLTRYDYIWKSVYQEADTRPGGKFPDLKTKEEFYQLFLDFISYELVEKTFKFRLGEKEDGIYIIPIDPVPSFWPETKYNLAHISEDEYQLTQIQETKNKAPETLVVTYKKTEGIWKIESITTKTD
- a CDS encoding sigma-70 family RNA polymerase sigma factor, producing MRRDQVIEELMDEYGTKVLHLAYSYVRNRQTAEDLAQEIFLKCFQKYETFEGEAQLQTWLYRVASNHCKDYLKSWHHRKVLVTGYISSKLGGQEAGPEKQLIQNAENQELVDAMFKLPLKYREIIFLYFYQECSLKEVAAICDLNINTVKSRLTRAKELLKAILQERGVDYGRTAEETEIRSEG
- a CDS encoding efflux RND transporter periplasmic adaptor subunit, encoding MKKKTAILLSAGTIFVSGNLYLALKDDSKALRSSYINKWAAVGKDNLTETLHASGVVTPEEEHQVYYNDEDGDFKGFLVKEGDKIDSGTPLYEYSSNNIDEDLARLKAEKSQLVTEANLIDDQIKQLNYLQSVSASTSSASTPVFGDGSSTRDDSNELMNLSLEKEIYDKQREKGRVEAEIEKYEDLIDSYEGTDELGKNSEVSGTVKQVNYELKNPIVTIISDKPKVEGKFSERDLKAVEEGMEVYVQSDLLKGKVEGTLTKIADYPEADPSVDAESHYPFEITLSEETEQQILKGSHVDVSVITDQVLNATTVPEKAIEKGKKNSYIYVLNEKGIVEKRKISKGLQLSGKTQLKKGAKPGELIVQKPENVQQPDNPFFSKLNTDSLKKKTFKEEGKRNIFKQIMVGFFK